GGTCAGAGCGCGACGGAGCACTGGCGGGAAAACACCGTTTCGATACTCGAGGAGTACGGCGAAACCGCCTCGATCGACAACCAAGCGAAGATCGACGTAGTCGACGAGTGGGCCAGCGACGGGCAGATCTTCCGCGACACGACCAGTGACGACTACCGAGACGCCACGTGGGAGTTCGTCGAACTGATGAGTAGCTACGACTTCCTCGAAGAGACGCCGTCGCAGGACGAGGTCCTCCGAAACCCACAGTAACGGTCTCAACGACGCTAGATTTCCTTATGTATTCCTACGTTCAAGCCCGAAATCTCGAAAAGAAGGCGGCCGTAGCCGTCGTGCTACTCGCCGCTTGGCAGCTCGGATCGCAGTTTTTCCCCGCGTACGTTCTCCCCGGAGTCGTCGAGCTTCTCACGGCGACGCGAACAGTCATTGTCGATCCCCAGTTCGGGACGTATCAGAGCAACATTCTCGACACTTTCCAACGCCTGCTGGCGGGGTTCGTGATCTCGGTGGTCGTCGGGACCGTGGTCGGTACCGCGATGGGGCTTCGAAAGGAGGCGGAGGCGTTCCTCCGGGCGTGGATCGTCCTCGGCCTCTCCGTGCCGTCGATCGCCGTCGCGTTCGCTCTTATCATCGCCCTCGGTATCTCGGAGTGGGTCCCCGTGCTGACGGTCGTGATCGTCGGCGTTCCGTTCGTCATTCTGAATATGTGGGAGGGTACCCAAGAGCTCGATCCGGAGATCACGGAAATGGCCGATTTCTTCGGCGCAACCCGCCTGCAGCGATACCGGGATATTCTTCTTCCCCAAGTCCTGCAGTACCTCTTTCCCTCGATGTACTGGGGGCTGGTCGTCTCTTGGAAGGTACTGTTCATCGCCGAGGTGTTCGGCGCGGGCTCCGGCGTCGGCTATATGGTCAACTACTGGTTCCAACAGCAACGCGTCGACCTCCTTCTCGGCTGGATCGTCATTCCCGTCATCCTGATAATCGTCGGACAGGAAGGTCTGCGAGCCGCCGAACACCGTCTTATGCGGTGGCGGTAAGTCGATCACCGCTCTCCCGACGGCGGTTGTTTCCGCCCACGGAGGCCGGTGATGTCCCCCGAATGCCAACTATTATATCGCGACGTGGCGACGTCGAGAACGATGCATCGCAGCTCCGTCGATAGTCGCTACCTTTCGAGATGCGGTCGTCCCGATACCGGCCCGGGAGCGGTAAGATGATTCCCGGCGGCGAGGTCCTCACTCTCGGCGTGTTCTTGGCCGCGTTCGGTGCCATCGCCCTCGCGGTACAGTCGTTGTCGATCCGCTACGGGACGATCACAAGCGACTCCTCCGACGCGCTCGTCGTCGTCCTCGCGGTGAACATCCTCGCTCTCGTGCCCGCAGCGTTCCTTTTCGGCTCCCCGATCCAAGAACTGACGCTCAGAGCGCTCGCGGCGTTCTCCGCTGCTGGGTTACTGGGCACGATGGTCGGACGGGCGATGCACTTCGAGGGAATCAAGCGGATCGGTTCGAGCCGGGCGGAACCGATCAAGGCCTCCCAACCGCTGCACGCGTCGCTCATCGCCGTGGTCGTGCTCGGGGAGGTCGTCACCGGCGGCCACCTCGTCTCGATGATCGCCATCGTCCTCGGCATCGCGATCATCACGTACGAACACGGTCGCTCCGATCGGAGCGACGCGAAAAACGGGTACGTCGGCCTCGCGTTCCCCTTCACGGCCGCATTCTTTTACGGGATCGAACCGACGTTCGCGAAGCTGGGGTTCGCGGAGGACGTGACGGTTCTCACTGGGTTGACGGTCAAGACGGCCAGCGCGAGTCTCGGGTTTCTCATCTACTTGTGGTGGACACAAGGGCTCCCGGATCTCCGAGAAGTAGAGAAGCGCGAACTCCCGTGGTTGGTCGGTGCGGGCGTCGCAAACACGCTCTTTCTGCTCGGCTACTACGGCGCACTGGCGTTAGAGCCGGTTTCGCTCGTCGTCCCGCTGGTCCAGTCGAGCCCGCTCGTGATCATCTTACTCTCCGTGCTCTTCGTGAGCGACAACCTCGAACGAATCACTCCGCGGCTGGTGATCGGCGCGCTCGTCGCCGTCGCGGGCGCAATCGGTGTAACGCTTCTGAGTTGAACCACTACACAGGATTCGGTTCGGACCCCCGATTCAGTAATACGAGAGGCCGGGATCGGCGTTGACCGCCTGTCCGGTCATAATGCCGCTGTCGGCCCCGGCGAGAAACGAGACGACGCCCGCGATGTCCTCGGGTTCGACCACACGATCGAGGTCCTGTTTGTCGACGTACTCTTCGAGATACTCATCGCCGGCCTGCTGGGACGCCTCAGACCACGTGAACCCCGGCATTACGGCGTTCACGCGAACGCCGATGTCGCCGACTTCGGCCGCCATCGCGCGCGTCATCGCGAGCACCGCGCCCTTCGAGGCGACGTAGTGCAAAAAGCCCGGCACCCCCATCGTGACGACTGACGAGGAGATGTTAACGATGCTCCCGCCGTCGTCGAACGCCCCGAGCGCGTGTTTCGAGGCGAGAAAGGTCCCCTTCGTGTTCACCGCGAGTACCGTGTCCCACTCCTCAGCGGTGATCTCATCGAAGCGTTTCTTGTCCGTGACAAGCGGCGCGTAGTAGGCGGCGTTGTTGACCAAAACGTCGAGTTCGAGCCCGTCGAACAGCGACTGCATCGCGGCTTCGTCGGTCACGTCGGCCTCGCGGAACTCGGCGCTCCCGCCCGCGCTTTCGATCCGCGAGACGGTCTCGCTTCCGTCCGCGATGTCGCTGACGACGACGTGCGCGCCGTCGGCTGCGAGGCGCTCTGCGATCGCCCGTCCGATGCCGGTGGCCGCTCCCGTCACCACTGCGGTCGTCTCGTTCATCTCGAATCCGGAGTTTGCGCCGAACGGCTATAATCGTTCGGTCGACGCAGATGGTACTGTTTAGTTAGGAACGAACTGGTCGAGATTGATACAGAGAAGGTGACGGAAGCCCACCCATTGGCGGTTTTTTGGCTTGCCATCGCTTAACTAAACACGACCGCGCAGATCGACCGCGGGCCGTATTATCACTCCTCAGACATCACGGACACCACTGGGCGGTCGGCTTCGAGCAGGACCGACTGGGTGACGCTCCCGAAGATCGCCTTTCCGACGGGCGTTCGCCTTCGCCCGCCGACGACCAGATACCGCGGGTCCTCCTCGCTCGCGACGCGGAGTATCTCCTCGGTGACGTTGCCAACGTGCCCGCGATAGGAGACCGCTCCGACGTCTTCGACGGTCCCGTTCGTCACGTCCTCTGCGACACCCGCTGCGTCGCGCTGGGCGTGTTCGAGCGAGTACCGTTTGTCGCTGCCACCGGGCGTCCCCGTCTGGTCGCCGAGTTCGCGGTAGGTGATCTCCGGGGCGAACGTCAGCGCGAGATCGGACGTGCTCTCGACCGACGACTTCCGCTGCTCCTCGAAGACGTCTGTGGGAATTACGTGGAGGACAATGAGCTCCTCGCCGTGCTGTGCTGCGAGTTCGGCCGCCACCTCGACGACGCGGTCCGGGACCGACGATCCGTCGGTTGCTGCGAGAACGGACATAGTTCCCGTGTTCTCCGCCCATATATTTAATACTCCCTCTGAAGTGGATCGAGCGTCGCTACCGGAAGTGACCGAGTGCCGTCAAAGGGAGTGAGGGCGTTCCCGACGGTGAGTGAGAACGTCAGCAGAAGGGAGGGAGAACGTCGGCAGAACGAAGTGAGAACGCCGCCGGTCAGAGGACGCCGAAGTCCGCCTCCTTTCGGTAGGCGAACACCTTCCGTTCGAGGGGCCGTAAGACGGCCATTTCGAGGAGGAAGACGATGACGACGAACACGGCCGCCCACGCCATCGCGGTGTCGTACTGATAGCGCGAGAACGCCTCGATCGCTCGATAGCCCACCCCCGAGTTCGAGGCGAAGATCTCCGCTTGCGTCTCGATCTTCCACGAAATCGCCAGTCCGAACCGGACGGCGGTGAAAAGCGCCGGCGCGATGCTGGGAAGGATCATCCGGCGGAGCAGGCGTACCTTCGAGATATCGAACGACCGACTCATCCGAACGAGGTCGGGATCGATGTCCTCGACGCCCTTCCAGATCCGAAGTGAAATGTACGGGAACACGGTGACGGCGGTGGCGACGACCGGAGCAGCCACACCGAACCCGAAGATGATCGTGGTGATCGCCGCCCACGCGATGCCGGGAATCGAGAGCGCGATAATGATGATCGGCGTCGAGAAGTGTTCGCCGAAGTTGTTTATCCCCATCGCGACGCCGAGTGCTCCGCCGACGAAGAACGCGCCGATGAACCCGAGGAACGTCCGGAAGAAGGTGGCCTCCATGTGGGTCCAGACGATACCCGAGGCGAGCAGTTCCACGGAGGCGTTCACCGTCTCTATCGGTCCGGGAAAGAGTCCGCGAGGGAAGATTACGGTGACCAACCACCAAGCGGCAAGGCCGAGTATGCCGCTGATGATCGCTGCGGCCCACTTGTCTCCGAGTGTCGAACGCAGCGGCGTCGGCAACGAGCGGTTACTTGTCGACATCGGGTGTCACTCCACCGACCCGGTCGACGATAGTTCGGCACCGTCGCCGGTCGGTCCTTGCTCTCGGAGCAACTGTGATTCTCTCGCACGCATACGATCACGAATTACGCTTATAGACTTAATACTTTGCTTCAAGTCCGTAGTAGCGCGTCTCATCTGACGTCTCACTTGATCGAGTGGAACCGGTTGATCGCGTCCTGTCGGACTTTCAGGAACTCCTCGGAATCGACGTCGCGAGGTCGTTCGAGATCGATCGACATGTCGTCGAAGATCGTTCCGTTCCCGAGCATCAAGATTCGATCGGAGAGCTCGATCGCCTCGGTGATGTCGTGAGTGACGAAGAACACCGTCTTCCCGAGTTTCTGCCAGATATCGATGAGTTCTTCGCGCAGCGACTCGGCCGTGATCTCGTCGAGGTTACTGAACGGTTCGTCCATGATCAGGATCTCGGGGTCGATGCTCAGCGCGCGGGTGATACCGACGCGCTGGCGCTGCCCGCCCGACAGCTGTGATGGGTACTTGTCGTAGTGATTCGAGAGTCCGACGAGATCCAGATACTCCTCGGCTAACTCTCTGGTGTACTCGGGGTTATTCTCGTGGACGTACTCGATGTTCTCGACGCAGGTGTTCCACGGCAGCAGTCGCGGCGATTGGAAGACGTGCCCGAGCGTCACTTCCTCGTCCCGCGTTGCCTCGAACTCGACGCTTCCCGCCGTCGGTTCGAGGACGCCGCTGATGATGTTCAGTATCGTCGACTTCCCGCTGCCCGAGCGTCCGATGAGTGTCACGAACGAACCGGGTTCGATGTCGAAACTCACGTCCTCGAAGACTCTCTCGACCCCCTCCTCGGTGTCGAACTCCTTCGTGAGGTTCTTGACGTGGATCGCACCGGCCGCCGAGGTCCCGTGGGCAACCCCCGCGGAATCGTCTGATTCGGTCGATTGCTGTACTTCAGACGCCATCGGCGTCACCCCTGCCACTCGAAGCCTCAGAAGACGGTCGAATACGGGCTGAGTGAGAGTTGCTCTCTTTCATAGCTGTGACCGCCTATAGATAGTCGGTGTACTTTAGATTTGCTACGCGATATCATCCCAAGCCTCCGAATTTTTGAAACCGAGTTGACCTGTCGCGTCTGGGTGCGGTTCAGTTCGTACTATCGTAGCATTTGCAACTATATCATTCTCTACTTCTTTGTCCACTCATGTCTATCATTCCGCATACGCACGTGCGATCTCCGGCAGTCAGACCGGCATTCGACGTGAGACAGATACGAATCTAGACGACGTTCGTCCCGAACGATTGTCTACGACATTCCGCGGTGATCTCGCGGTCGCGTTCCCGTCAGCAGTCGCGTTACTGTGGTGTCCGTACCCATAATCGATGGGTTTATAATGATCGATACTGATTTGCTACCGTATGCCACGGGATGACCAGTCGTTTCGATCAGTCAGTCGTATAAACAGACGGAAATTCATTAAAGCCACAGGTGCCAGTGCGGTTGCCGCGACACTCGCCGGTTGTACCAGTGGCGGAGACGGCGGCGGGGACAGTGGCGGTGACAGTGGCGGCGACGGCGGCGGTGACGGCGGTGGGGACAGTGGTGGAGACAGCGGCGGTGACAGTGACGGCGACGGCGGCGGTGACCTGACCTCCGTGTCGTTCGCGACGCCGCCCGTCGGGATGCCGGTCAACATCGTGATGGAGTACTACCTCGCGGAGAACGACCTCATTCAGCCCCGCTTCGAGGAAGACGGGTATCAACTCGATTACGAGCTCACCTTCGAGGACGCGACGCTTTTCGCCTCCGGGCAGATCGATATGGGGACTGTGAGCTGGGTCGAGGACGCACGGCTCGGCGTCGAGCAGGACCAGCAGTTGGTCACGTTCGGGAACATCGAGGGTGTCGTCTCGACCCCGTGGGTGGAAGTCGGCGGACCGTACGACCCCGACGAGACCGGCAGCGTTCAGGCGTCGCTCGACAAGATCGTCGAGGAAGAGGCCCGGTTCGGCATCCCCGGCTGGGCGGCCGGTGCCGTACCGCACCTCCAGAACATCATCCAAGAGAAGTACGGGTACAACCTCGCGCAGGACGGCGGCGATTTCAACGTCCAGACAGCCGACCGCGGAACGATGCCGCAACTCACGCTCCGCGGCGACCTCGCGACGGCGGTTCACTCGGCCTCGTCCGCCGGACTCACAGAGATCGTTAACGGCGAACTCAAGCCGCTACTGTGGATCTGGAACGATTACCTCGAACAGGGCTGGGGCCGGCCGCCGCTCGTCAGCCTCTCGACGCGGCTCGACTTCGCCGAGGAGAACCCCGAAGTGCTCCTGAATATGATCAATATGTGGAGTGAGGGTCTCAATTACGTCCAAGACAACATTCCGGAGATCGCCGAAGATCCGGCCGGACAGGAGACCCTCGAAGCCGAGAGCCAAGAGGAAGCGCGGTTCCTGATGGACCTGTTCTCCGGTAACGACGTCGAACAGATCGAGAGCCTCACACAGTCGGCTCTGTACTCCGAAGTCGGTCTGGACGACCAGTCCGTCGAGGACGCTCGGAGCGTCATGAACGTGATGGAGGATCTCGGCCAAGTCCCCTCGGGTTGGCAGGATCACCTCACGTTCATGACGGTCTCCGATCTCGAAGAGATGGTCTGAGGTCAGATGAGTACTTCACAGTTACGTGGGACGATCGAAGGCATCCTCTTGGGCAACCGGAGAGTCATCTTCGTCGAATCGATCCTCCTGCTCGTCCTCGTCTGGGAACTGGGCGCTCGCGTCTTCGGGATCACCGATCTCATCGCATCCCCGCTTCTCGTCGGTTCGTCGATGTACGGAATGCTCCAAACCGGCGATTGGGTGATGCACTTCGTCGCTTCGATGAAGCGGATTCTCTACGGGTTCGCCGCCGCCCTCGTCGTCGGCGTGATCGGTGGCATCGTCCTCGGTGTGAGCAGCTTCTGGGGGCGAGTACTCCGGTACTACGTTCTCGTTGGGATGGCCGTACCGGGCTTGTTCGTTGTCATCTTCACCGCGATGGCGTTCGGTATCAGCGACACGACGCCGATGCTCGCAACGGCGATCATCACGGCACCGTTCGTCGTCGATATGATCCAGAGCGGCGTCGAGAACGTCGACTCGGACCTGCTCGATATGTCGAGCGCGTTCGACGTGTCGCGAGCGCGGGTGTACAGGCGAGTCCTGTTCTCGTCGATCCTTCCCGAGGTGTTCTCGAGCATCCGATTCACCTTCTCGGTCGCGTGGAAGGTCACCATCCTCGCGGAAGTCGTCATCTCGAACATCGGTATCGGGTTCCTCATTCGTGACAACATGAGTCGGTTCTCGATGGTCGGCGTGCTCCAGTACGTCGTGTTGTTCGTGATCGTGATGATGCTCATCGAGTACGGCGTCTTCAGCAAGGTCGAGAAGTATCTCTTCCACTGGCGCGAGGACGTCAAGTCCTCGATGGGCACTGGTCCGCGGTAATCGCAGCTGTCAGGCACCCCTCTCTCCGGGCTTTTGGCACCGCTCGTTCACTGATTTTCGTCCCGTTGGCGACATAGTTATATCCGGGTCCATTGTGGATGTTTCACGTTGGAGTGAGTAATCCCGTGTCAGAATCCGATTCGAATCCCACGACAGCCGACCGTACCGCCGCAGAGCGATTCCTTCGAGCGTTTCACAGCTACGGTGTGGACCGCGTCTTCGCGAATCTCGGGACCGATCACACGCCGCTCTTGGAGGCGGCGGCCGCCGTCCGTCGCGCCGGCGATGACGACGAAATCCCCGAGATCGTCTCCTGTCCGCACGAGTTCGCCGCGATGAGCGCGGCGCACGGATACGCCGCCGTGACGGGCGAACCACAGGTCGTGCTCGTCCACGTCGACGTCGGGACCCAGAACCTCGGGGCCGCGATGCACAACGCCCACCGGGCCGGTGCCCCCGTCTTCGTCCTCGCCGGTCTCGCACCGGTGACGGACGCCGGTCACTCCGGTTCCCGCGATCACCCGGTTCACTACTTCCAAGACGTGTTCGATCAGCCGGGAATAGTGCGAGAGTACTGTCGGTGGACCGACCAGTATCGGCCGCCCGCAGATCCCGCCGAGACCGTCCGCCGCGGATTGGAGCGCGCGGTCTCCGAACCGCCGGGTCCGGTCTACGTCACGGCTACGAGAGAGGCGCTCAGTGAGACGGTGGCTGACAGGCCCGTCACCGCCGCTCGACGCCGTGTCGGCCCGGGCGGAGCCGACGGCCGCGAAACCGAGCGACTCCTCTCGTACGTCCGAGAGGCTGACAGACCGGCAGTGATCACGAGCGACATCGGACGGGCTCCGGCCGATGACCGCGTCGAGGCGCTCGTCGCGTTCGCCGAGGCCGCCGGCGCTGGGGTGGTCGAACAGACGCC
This DNA window, taken from Halobellus sp. LT62, encodes the following:
- a CDS encoding ABC transporter permease, whose amino-acid sequence is MYSYVQARNLEKKAAVAVVLLAAWQLGSQFFPAYVLPGVVELLTATRTVIVDPQFGTYQSNILDTFQRLLAGFVISVVVGTVVGTAMGLRKEAEAFLRAWIVLGLSVPSIAVAFALIIALGISEWVPVLTVVIVGVPFVILNMWEGTQELDPEITEMADFFGATRLQRYRDILLPQVLQYLFPSMYWGLVVSWKVLFIAEVFGAGSGVGYMVNYWFQQQRVDLLLGWIVIPVILIIVGQEGLRAAEHRLMRWR
- a CDS encoding EamA family transporter — protein: MIPGGEVLTLGVFLAAFGAIALAVQSLSIRYGTITSDSSDALVVVLAVNILALVPAAFLFGSPIQELTLRALAAFSAAGLLGTMVGRAMHFEGIKRIGSSRAEPIKASQPLHASLIAVVVLGEVVTGGHLVSMIAIVLGIAIITYEHGRSDRSDAKNGYVGLAFPFTAAFFYGIEPTFAKLGFAEDVTVLTGLTVKTASASLGFLIYLWWTQGLPDLREVEKRELPWLVGAGVANTLFLLGYYGALALEPVSLVVPLVQSSPLVIILLSVLFVSDNLERITPRLVIGALVAVAGAIGVTLLS
- a CDS encoding SDR family NAD(P)-dependent oxidoreductase, coding for MNETTAVVTGAATGIGRAIAERLAADGAHVVVSDIADGSETVSRIESAGGSAEFREADVTDEAAMQSLFDGLELDVLVNNAAYYAPLVTDKKRFDEITAEEWDTVLAVNTKGTFLASKHALGAFDDGGSIVNISSSVVTMGVPGFLHYVASKGAVLAMTRAMAAEVGDIGVRVNAVMPGFTWSEASQQAGDEYLEEYVDKQDLDRVVEPEDIAGVVSFLAGADSGIMTGQAVNADPGLSYY
- a CDS encoding universal stress protein, with the protein product MSVLAATDGSSVPDRVVEVAAELAAQHGEELIVLHVIPTDVFEEQRKSSVESTSDLALTFAPEITYRELGDQTGTPGGSDKRYSLEHAQRDAAGVAEDVTNGTVEDVGAVSYRGHVGNVTEEILRVASEEDPRYLVVGGRRRTPVGKAIFGSVTQSVLLEADRPVVSVMSEE
- a CDS encoding ABC transporter permease; this encodes MSTSNRSLPTPLRSTLGDKWAAAIISGILGLAAWWLVTVIFPRGLFPGPIETVNASVELLASGIVWTHMEATFFRTFLGFIGAFFVGGALGVAMGINNFGEHFSTPIIIIALSIPGIAWAAITTIIFGFGVAAPVVATAVTVFPYISLRIWKGVEDIDPDLVRMSRSFDISKVRLLRRMILPSIAPALFTAVRFGLAISWKIETQAEIFASNSGVGYRAIEAFSRYQYDTAMAWAAVFVVIVFLLEMAVLRPLERKVFAYRKEADFGVL
- a CDS encoding ABC transporter ATP-binding protein; this encodes MASEVQQSTESDDSAGVAHGTSAAGAIHVKNLTKEFDTEEGVERVFEDVSFDIEPGSFVTLIGRSGSGKSTILNIISGVLEPTAGSVEFEATRDEEVTLGHVFQSPRLLPWNTCVENIEYVHENNPEYTRELAEEYLDLVGLSNHYDKYPSQLSGGQRQRVGITRALSIDPEILIMDEPFSNLDEITAESLREELIDIWQKLGKTVFFVTHDITEAIELSDRILMLGNGTIFDDMSIDLERPRDVDSEEFLKVRQDAINRFHSIK
- a CDS encoding twin-arginine translocation signal domain-containing protein, whose protein sequence is MPRDDQSFRSVSRINRRKFIKATGASAVAATLAGCTSGGDGGGDSGGDSGGDGGGDGGGDSGGDSGGDSDGDGGGDLTSVSFATPPVGMPVNIVMEYYLAENDLIQPRFEEDGYQLDYELTFEDATLFASGQIDMGTVSWVEDARLGVEQDQQLVTFGNIEGVVSTPWVEVGGPYDPDETGSVQASLDKIVEEEARFGIPGWAAGAVPHLQNIIQEKYGYNLAQDGGDFNVQTADRGTMPQLTLRGDLATAVHSASSAGLTEIVNGELKPLLWIWNDYLEQGWGRPPLVSLSTRLDFAEENPEVLLNMINMWSEGLNYVQDNIPEIAEDPAGQETLEAESQEEARFLMDLFSGNDVEQIESLTQSALYSEVGLDDQSVEDARSVMNVMEDLGQVPSGWQDHLTFMTVSDLEEMV
- a CDS encoding ABC transporter permease, whose amino-acid sequence is MSTSQLRGTIEGILLGNRRVIFVESILLLVLVWELGARVFGITDLIASPLLVGSSMYGMLQTGDWVMHFVASMKRILYGFAAALVVGVIGGIVLGVSSFWGRVLRYYVLVGMAVPGLFVVIFTAMAFGISDTTPMLATAIITAPFVVDMIQSGVENVDSDLLDMSSAFDVSRARVYRRVLFSSILPEVFSSIRFTFSVAWKVTILAEVVISNIGIGFLIRDNMSRFSMVGVLQYVVLFVIVMMLIEYGVFSKVEKYLFHWREDVKSSMGTGPR